The Euwallacea similis isolate ESF13 chromosome 7, ESF131.1, whole genome shotgun sequence genome has a window encoding:
- the LOC136409806 gene encoding dopamine receptor 1-like encodes MDFYAIMENNTDITDTEDRMSASDYRIINNDTFVEVEESDKDTVTMMSILLVGVFLSLLIFLSVAGNILVCIAIYTDRGLRRIGNLFLASLAIADLFVASLVMTFAGVNDLLGYWIFGSKFCDTWIAFDVMCSTASILNLCAISLDRYIHIKDPLRYGRWVTRRVALATIATIWLLAALISFVPIMLGLHRPPQPFVIESGGQNYPTCALDLTPTYAVVSSCISFYVPCIVMLGIYCRLYCYAQKHVKNIRAITRPIDIPNSTSKKKSIKQKNKALHIHLHNHQSSPYHVSDHKAAVTVGIIMGVFLICWVPFFCINIVAAFCKTCIPDITFKILTWLGYSNSAFNPIIYSIFNTEFREAFKRILTARYPDWCKCGYQSVSLNNEKYVTDYGTKTLVVNARRNGSFGEFSSEHLSCESVRQTRVNSAADVLDEVSDI; translated from the exons ATTATTAACAATGACACATTCGTGGAAGTCGAGGAGTCGGACAAGGATACTGTCACCATGATGTCAATCTTGTTAGTGG GGGTATTCCTTTCTCTGTTGATCTTCCTTTCCGTCGCCGGCAACATTTTAGTCTGCATAGCAATCTACACTGATCGAGGTCTACGAAGAATAGGCAACCTATTTCTCGCCTCTCTGGCCATAGCTGATCTGTTCGTGGCCTCGTTG gtaatGACCTTTGCGGGGGTGAACGATTTGCTTGGCTACTGGATATTCGGAAGCAAGTTTTGCGACACTTGGATCGCTTTTGATGTCATGTGTTCCACTGCCAGCATACTGAACCTCTGCGCTATATCCTTAGATAGGTATATACATATCAAAGACCCTTTGAG GTACGGTCGGTGGGTGACCAGACGAGTGGCTTTAGCAACAATCGCCACGATATGGCTTCTAGCTGCCCTCATCTCTTTCGTCCCCATTATGCTGGGCCTCCACCGACCCCCGCAGCCCTTCGTAATCGAGTCGGGGGGCCAAAACTACCCCACGTGCGCTTTGGATTTGACCCCTACGTACGCGGTCGTTTCCAGCTGCATATCTTTCTACGTTCCTTGTATTGTCATGTTAG GAATTTATTGTAGATTGTACTGCTATGCTCAGAAACACGTGAAAAATATCAGAGCAATCACCAGGCCAATTGATATACCCAACTCCACctcaaaaaagaaaagcaTAAAGCAGAAAAACAAAGCTCTGCATATTCACCTTCACAACCACCAAAGCTCGCCCTATCACGTGAGCGATCACAAAGCTGCCGTCACTGTAGGGATCATAATGGGAGTTTTCCTGATTTGTTGG GTACCATTCTTTTGCATCAATATTGTCGCAGCTTTCTGCAAAACCTGCATTCCAGACATAACTTTCAAAATCCTCACATGGTTGGGGTACTCAAATTCCGCTTTCAATCCCATCATCTATTCCATCTTTAACACAGAATTCCGGGAAGCGTTTAAGCGCATTTTAACAGCCCGGTACCCGGATTGGTGCAAGTGCGGCTATCAGTCGGTTTCCCTGAATAACGAAAAGTACGTTACTGACTATGGCACCAAAACCTTGGTGGTGAACGCGAGAAGGAACGGTTCCTTCGGTGAATTTTCCAGTGAACACTTGAGTTGTGAGTCGGTGAGGCAAACGAGGGTGAATTCCGCGGCTGACGTCCTGGATGAAGTCAGCGATATTTGA